The proteins below are encoded in one region of Lactuca sativa cultivar Salinas chromosome 3, Lsat_Salinas_v11, whole genome shotgun sequence:
- the LOC111895840 gene encoding protein FAR-RED ELONGATED HYPOCOTYL 3-like, producing MKPDVFEVKWGLLTKEFNIEDTRWFKDMFTIRVSWTPGYFSDIPMCGLMKTTSRSESMNSFFNTYSESGNLLLSFMMNYDTAIQKQRNTQRDLDKASKKASYKMQTPREIELQESKVYTSTLFFEVQKEIYKACFFCTYSYVGIEDGWEVYIVQHNNSKSDFKNEFKVEIKAEEKEINCSCEHFKRIGVLCRHAFTIMMRCGVKEIPERYILKR from the exons ATGAAACCTGATGTTTTTGAGGTGAAGTGGGGTTTGCTTACGAAGGAATTCAATATTGAAGACACAAGATGGTTTAAAGACATGTTTACAATACGTGTTTCATGGACACCTGGATATTTTAGTGATATTCCAATGTGTGGTTTGATGAAGACTACATCGAGGTCAGAGAGTATGAATTCATTCTTTAATACATACTCAGAAAGTGGGAACTTACTTTTGAGTTTCATGATGAATTACGACACTGCCATTCAAAAGCAAAGGAATACTCAACGAGATCTTGATAAGGCATCAAAGAAAGCATCATATAAAATGCAAACACCTCGAGAAATAGAACTGCAAGAATCAAAGGTTTATACAAGTACATTATTTTTTGAGGTgcaaaaagaaatatataaaGCATGTTTTTTCTGTACATACTCATATGTTGGTATTGAAGATGGTTGGGAAGTTTACATTGTGCAGCACAACAAcagtaaaagtgattttaaaaatgaatttaag GTTGAAATAAAAGctgaagaaaaagaaataaattgCAGTTGTGAACATTTTAAGCGTATAGGTGTTTTATGCAGACATGCTTTTACAATAATGATGAGATGTGGTGTTAAAGAAATTCCTGAAAGGTACATTTTGAAGAGATAG